The Halopelagius inordinatus genomic interval CCCTCCGAGTCGAGCACGAAGACGCTCCGTTGTGCGGCCTCGAACAGGTCGTACATGTCGTCGAGGACCACGTCGTACGCGCGGATGACCTCGTGGTCCCAGTCCGAGAGCATCGGGAACTGGAGGTCGTTCTCCATCATCCAGACGTTCTGTGCGGGCGGGAGATCGACGCTCACCCCGTACACGTCGGCGTCGAGTCCGTCGAACTCGTCCATCCGGTCGCGGAACGTGCACATCTCCTCCGTGCATCCGCTGGTGAACGCCGCGGGGTAGAACGCGAGGACGACCGGTCCGTTCCCCAACGCGTCCGAGAGGGTGAACTCGTCGATGTCGTTGTACGCGTCGCCGCCTGCTTTCGGCACCGTAAAGTCCGGTGCGCTGTCGCCTTCGCGAACCATATCTCTCCCTGTGCGCCCGGACACATGAGCGTTGGCCGTCTCCGGGCCACCCGCGTCACGACTCGTGAATCTTCTCTCCGCGGTGGAGGCGCGAGGCGATAGTGAACGTCTGTTCGCGTTCCCGTCTGGTCGGAAAGTGCGCGGCGAGATACCGCGCGACGGCGACGCAGAGCGTCCGCACCTCCTCGGGGTCGTCTCGGAGTTCGGCCTGCCCGAATCCGGCTTCGAGCGACTGAAACGCGTGGAACCCGGCGTCCTCTCGAAGAAGCCCCCGCCCGAGTCGTTCGCGGAGTCGCGCGGGGTCGCCGCCGCGGTCCAGAAAGTGCGCGGCGTGCCGTCCGGCGGCGTTCACTTCGCCCTCCACGTCGAAAGCGGAGAGAAGTTCGTCGAGGTGCGTCTCGGAGTCTCCGTCGCCCTCCGGCATCTCCGGCAGCGGTGCGGGTGGGGTGTTCAGGAACCGGTCGAGGTAGACGTTCGTTGCCGCGTCGA includes:
- a CDS encoding redoxin domain-containing protein produces the protein MVREGDSAPDFTVPKAGGDAYNDIDEFTLSDALGNGPVVLAFYPAAFTSGCTEEMCTFRDRMDEFDGLDADVYGVSVDLPPAQNVWMMENDLQFPMLSDWDHEVIRAYDVVLDDMYDLFEAAQRSVFVLDSEGTVTYRWVREGDNPDFDELASEVRDAVERTAEPETAE